One Flagellimonas sp. CMM7 genomic region harbors:
- a CDS encoding DEAD/DEAH box helicase produces MSKEFSDLGVNEQIQQTLVDLNISVPTDIQKKTIPILLNQKEDVVALAKTGTGKTAAFGLPLLQLIDSENTEVQAVILAPTRELGQQIYTNLVSFTAHGPSISIAAVCGGIPIKPQIERLKTTTHIVVATPGRLIDLVQRKAVNIQNLKYLVLDEADEMVSVLKKDLDVIAKEIPKSRRTLLFTATMPGTVKQLVQNYMSKHVVHLEANMKKMGHQGIDHQFVVVEPIEKLEVLLHFLNSKEGERGIIFCKTKAAVNKLAKKLSMNKFSSGAIHGSLTQGIRDRIMGQFREGYIDILVATDLAARGIDVKEISYVVNYHLPDTYEAYVHRSGRTARAGAKGLSLSIIQQEEVMDIPDLQEELGLVFREYKKQDAENREEINLVLWAKKIFKTKPNRNVSNKTKENIKTIFHHLTKEELIEKVLADHVAQNSSIISKKTISSKK; encoded by the coding sequence TATTTCTGTTCCAACAGATATTCAAAAGAAAACGATTCCAATTCTATTAAATCAAAAAGAAGATGTAGTTGCTTTGGCAAAAACGGGAACGGGTAAAACTGCAGCTTTCGGGTTGCCTTTACTGCAATTGATTGATTCAGAAAATACCGAAGTACAAGCAGTAATATTGGCTCCCACACGAGAATTAGGACAACAGATCTATACCAACCTAGTTTCTTTTACCGCTCATGGTCCATCAATTTCTATTGCGGCTGTCTGTGGTGGTATTCCCATTAAACCTCAAATAGAACGCTTAAAAACGACAACACATATTGTTGTGGCAACACCCGGGCGACTAATTGATTTGGTACAGCGTAAGGCGGTAAACATTCAAAACTTAAAGTATTTGGTCTTGGATGAAGCTGATGAGATGGTAAGCGTATTAAAAAAGGACTTGGATGTTATTGCAAAAGAAATTCCCAAATCTAGAAGAACCCTTTTGTTTACCGCGACCATGCCAGGCACTGTAAAACAATTGGTGCAGAATTATATGTCAAAACATGTAGTGCACTTGGAGGCAAACATGAAGAAGATGGGCCATCAAGGTATCGATCATCAATTTGTTGTGGTAGAACCTATAGAAAAGCTAGAAGTATTGCTTCACTTTCTAAATTCTAAAGAAGGGGAAAGAGGTATTATTTTCTGTAAAACCAAAGCGGCGGTTAATAAACTTGCTAAGAAACTGTCTATGAACAAATTCTCATCTGGTGCTATCCATGGTAGTTTAACCCAAGGAATACGGGATCGAATCATGGGACAGTTTAGAGAAGGTTATATTGATATTCTGGTAGCTACTGATTTAGCAGCTCGGGGTATTGATGTTAAGGAAATATCATATGTTGTTAATTATCATCTGCCAGATACGTATGAAGCTTATGTGCATCGAAGTGGTAGAACTGCTAGGGCAGGGGCGAAGGGGCTCTCTTTAAGTATCATACAGCAAGAGGAGGTAATGGATATTCCTGATTTGCAAGAAGAGTTAGGGCTGGTTTTTAGGGAATATAAAAAACAGGATGCAGAAAATAGAGAAGAAATCAATCTGGTTTTATGGGCTAAAAAAATATTCAAGACCAAGCCAAACCGAAATGTTTCCAATAAGACCAAAGAAAACATAAAAACCATATTTCATCATTTGACCAAGGAAGAATTGATAGAAAAAGTTTTGGCCGATCATGTAGCACAGAATTCGAGCATCATTTCTAAAAAAACAATTTCTTCAAAGAAGTGA
- a CDS encoding DEAD/DEAH box helicase family protein: protein MPIIKSGANVFCTAPKDSGKTTALILTTLHKLKCEAVGDAPRALVIVENKSKVLELYDAFFNYAKYSSLRVYASYEELHIDVQKSEIYMGIDVLITTPKMIHKLFLNNGVSISELKICSIDDADFLIQQSAYTAMTATTESIKKCQYVVYSENLHPKLKRLEEYFMERARYVKIEENV, encoded by the coding sequence ATCCCCATTATAAAAAGTGGGGCCAATGTTTTCTGCACTGCTCCAAAAGATAGCGGAAAGACTACGGCCTTAATACTCACAACCTTGCATAAGTTAAAGTGCGAGGCCGTCGGGGACGCTCCAAGAGCTCTTGTTATTGTTGAAAACAAAAGTAAAGTCTTAGAACTGTACGATGCATTTTTCAACTACGCCAAGTACAGCTCGCTAAGGGTTTATGCCAGTTATGAAGAATTACATATAGATGTTCAAAAGTCGGAGATTTATATGGGAATTGATGTTCTTATTACCACTCCAAAAATGATTCACAAACTATTTTTAAATAATGGAGTAAGCATTTCAGAATTAAAAATATGTAGTATAGATGATGCTGATTTTTTAATACAACAAAGTGCATACACAGCTATGACTGCCACTACAGAAAGCATAAAAAAATGTCAGTATGTTGTATACTCAGAAAACCTACATCCCAAACTAAAACGCTTAGAGGAATATTTTATGGAACGTGCTCGGTATGTTAAAATAGAAGAGAACGTGTAA
- a CDS encoding helix-turn-helix domain-containing protein, which yields MARKLIENPNDCPITHSMNIIGNKWTSIIVYMLANRKLRFGELAIRIDKISRKVLANQLKEMELRGIVIRESYAEIPPRVEYSLTEKGERLLPILNQLCAWSKDIELDMTDE from the coding sequence ATGGCAAGAAAATTAATAGAGAACCCCAACGATTGTCCCATTACACATTCCATGAATATCATTGGAAACAAATGGACCTCAATAATCGTATATATGTTGGCGAATCGAAAACTCAGATTCGGAGAACTGGCCATTCGAATAGATAAAATAAGCAGAAAGGTTCTAGCCAACCAATTGAAGGAAATGGAACTCAGGGGAATTGTGATTAGGGAATCTTATGCCGAAATTCCGCCTAGAGTGGAATATTCCTTAACGGAAAAAGGGGAAAGACTGTTACCTATACTAAATCAGTTATGTGCATGGAGTAAAGACATTGAACTGGATATGACAGATGAATAG
- a CDS encoding alkene reductase: MNVFEPQILGEISLNNKIVMAPLTRSRAINNVPNELMAKYYQQRASAGLIITEGTSPSPNGIGYPRIPGAYSDAQIEGWKKIADAVHSEGGKIFVQLMHTGRITAKANMPEGSITLAPSAIQAAGEMFTENGLVAHEVPKAMTQQEIQTTQNEYALAAKRLVNEAGVDGIELHAANGYLLNQFINPKSNQREDDYGGSIENRSRFVLETAEKVVNEIGEDKVGIRLSPYGAFNDMQSDYEALEDTFIYLSQELSKINLAYIHVVDQRVAFGAPDFTINIKKIIKENFKGIIISGGDVNTLEKAEAVLESGLDLVYVGRPFISNPNLVEKLQKELELVAPDFDTFYTPGEKGYTDY; the protein is encoded by the coding sequence ATGAACGTATTTGAACCACAGATTTTAGGAGAAATAAGCCTGAATAATAAAATAGTAATGGCTCCATTGACCAGATCAAGAGCCATTAACAATGTTCCAAACGAACTAATGGCAAAGTATTATCAACAGAGAGCGAGCGCTGGGCTAATTATTACTGAAGGAACCTCTCCATCTCCCAATGGTATTGGTTACCCCCGTATTCCAGGAGCCTATTCCGATGCACAAATTGAGGGCTGGAAGAAAATTGCTGATGCAGTACATTCTGAAGGAGGCAAAATATTTGTACAATTGATGCATACCGGCAGAATTACTGCTAAGGCGAATATGCCAGAAGGCAGTATCACACTAGCGCCATCAGCTATTCAGGCTGCGGGTGAAATGTTTACTGAGAACGGATTGGTTGCCCATGAAGTTCCAAAAGCTATGACGCAACAAGAAATCCAGACTACTCAAAATGAGTATGCATTGGCTGCAAAACGTCTTGTAAATGAAGCAGGGGTAGATGGTATAGAGTTACATGCAGCTAATGGATATTTACTCAATCAATTTATAAACCCCAAGTCTAACCAAAGAGAAGATGATTATGGCGGCAGTATAGAGAACAGAAGTAGGTTTGTGTTGGAAACCGCTGAAAAAGTGGTGAATGAAATAGGGGAGGACAAAGTTGGTATCCGTCTTTCACCCTACGGCGCATTCAACGATATGCAATCAGATTATGAGGCACTGGAAGATACCTTTATTTATCTATCCCAAGAGTTATCAAAAATAAACCTGGCCTATATTCATGTCGTAGATCAAAGAGTGGCATTTGGAGCTCCTGATTTTACCATAAACATTAAAAAAATCATTAAAGAGAATTTTAAAGGAATTATAATCTCTGGTGGTGATGTTAACACTTTGGAAAAGGCAGAAGCTGTTTTGGAAAGTGGTTTGGATCTGGTTTATGTCGGCAGGCCTTTTATATCCAATCCCAATTTGGTAGAAAAACTGCAAAAAGAATTGGAGTTGGTGGCTCCTGATTTTGATACCTTCTATACCCCAGGTGAAAAAGGATATACGGATTATTAA
- a CDS encoding RidA family protein, protein MNAIENLSKLKLELPEVSTPGGSYVSVNVRGNIAYVAIQFPIKNGDFFYQGRLGKELSTEEGYKAMEMCALNVLAQIDKKVGFEKVVGLNHMDVYFQAGENWDEAPKVVDGASDLFLKVLGEQGRHSRAIFGVQKLPFNFSVGLTTSFTIQ, encoded by the coding sequence ATGAATGCGATTGAAAATCTATCAAAACTTAAATTGGAACTGCCCGAGGTATCAACTCCGGGTGGCTCTTATGTTTCGGTAAACGTTAGGGGAAATATAGCCTATGTTGCTATCCAATTCCCAATCAAGAATGGCGATTTTTTTTACCAGGGAAGATTAGGAAAAGAATTATCAACCGAAGAGGGTTATAAAGCTATGGAAATGTGCGCCTTAAATGTTTTGGCGCAAATCGATAAAAAGGTTGGCTTTGAGAAGGTGGTTGGCTTAAATCATATGGATGTGTATTTTCAAGCAGGTGAAAATTGGGATGAGGCACCAAAAGTTGTAGATGGTGCCTCTGATTTATTTTTAAAGGTTTTGGGAGAACAGGGCAGGCACTCACGAGCTATTTTTGGAGTGCAAAAGTTGCCCTTCAATTTTAGTGTAGGACTAACTACTTCCTTTACCATACAATAA
- a CDS encoding PD40 domain-containing protein, with product MKRITQIVSFFYFCSSALSAQTHLYHLGGELPTNTPRIFAPGVVSQENRSEFGSIFSANGSEFFFAVEVNGKAEIRYSKLDNGSWTTPKTIIGDATYGYNDPMLSPDEKRLYYISDRPKNGEKTGDYDIWYSQRSTDGWSEPINAGNMINSSKNEYYISFASDGTMYYSSNKNAKEGNQGDYDIYSSEEKNGIFQKSTRLSGAINTNAYEADVFIAPDKSYIIFCSIRPEGLGRGDLYISHKQENGEWSNAKSLKNPINTEKHELCPWVTKDGKYFLYTSNQDIYWVSTKAFQQ from the coding sequence ATGAAAAGAATCACACAGATAGTATCCTTCTTTTACTTTTGTAGCAGCGCTTTGAGCGCGCAAACGCATCTTTACCATCTTGGCGGAGAGTTGCCAACCAATACACCAAGAATATTTGCTCCAGGAGTAGTTTCCCAAGAGAACAGATCCGAGTTTGGTTCTATTTTTTCTGCGAATGGCTCGGAGTTTTTCTTTGCGGTAGAAGTAAATGGAAAGGCTGAAATACGATACTCAAAATTGGATAATGGTTCTTGGACCACACCCAAAACCATTATAGGGGATGCAACGTATGGTTATAATGACCCTATGCTTTCTCCAGATGAAAAGAGGCTGTACTACATTTCTGATAGACCTAAGAATGGGGAAAAGACAGGCGATTACGATATATGGTACTCTCAAAGAAGTACAGATGGCTGGTCTGAACCAATAAACGCAGGAAACATGATCAACTCATCCAAAAACGAATATTACATTTCTTTTGCTTCTGATGGCACCATGTATTATTCTTCAAACAAAAATGCTAAAGAAGGGAATCAAGGTGATTATGACATTTATTCGTCTGAAGAAAAAAACGGAATATTCCAGAAATCCACAAGACTTAGTGGCGCCATAAATACAAATGCCTATGAAGCTGATGTTTTTATAGCACCAGATAAATCCTATATCATTTTCTGTTCGATAAGGCCTGAAGGGTTGGGCAGAGGAGATCTTTACATAAGCCATAAACAAGAAAATGGAGAATGGTCCAACGCAAAGAGTCTAAAGAACCCAATAAATACTGAAAAGCACGAATTATGTCCTTGGGTAACCAAGGATGGAAAATACTTTCTTTACACTAGTAATCAAGATATTTATTGGGTCAGTACCAAAGCTTTTCAACAATGA
- a CDS encoding serine hydrolase, which produces MKSSKYVLLIIVMILNLGCDKDDDPSEPMHPNAIEFQSILDEFTSNGIPGLSAVVVTPDGVWKGASGYSRLEDHTPMSIDNEVYSASIGKTYCAVATLLLVQDGLIALEDPISNHISGTTLLGFENTNSITVRQLLNHTGGLTNFDWNEAFVNDVLTDPLSIKASDLLDYERGNAFYALPGTEFNYSSTGYELLAALVEEVTGNHSRFYSERIFKPLNLQHTYYKNESEYPLTNNLVHSYFDQLDTGQVENVSETQNHLTNIFTGSDGIIATPMDYYQFLKGIMTGSLLSDEMKAEMLDFISLGGDDYIGYGLGIWQRDVGYGIAIGHDGDAIGAGADMWYFPDHDIYIVTATNMGTVLQDTELGRMYNESFLSAMVTAVFE; this is translated from the coding sequence ATGAAATCATCAAAATACGTCCTTTTGATAATAGTTATGATTCTTAACCTGGGTTGCGATAAAGACGATGACCCTTCAGAACCTATGCATCCAAATGCGATAGAATTCCAAAGTATTTTGGACGAATTCACATCCAATGGAATTCCTGGACTTTCTGCTGTAGTAGTAACTCCGGATGGTGTATGGAAAGGCGCCTCTGGTTATTCCAGATTAGAAGATCATACTCCAATGTCAATTGACAATGAAGTTTATTCGGCCAGTATAGGAAAAACATATTGTGCCGTTGCAACTCTTTTACTTGTTCAAGATGGTTTGATAGCCTTGGAAGACCCTATTTCAAATCATATTTCAGGCACTACACTTCTTGGATTTGAAAATACCAATTCGATAACCGTAAGACAATTATTAAATCATACCGGAGGGCTAACAAATTTTGATTGGAATGAAGCATTTGTAAACGATGTCTTAACCGATCCTTTAAGTATAAAAGCGTCGGATCTACTCGATTATGAAAGAGGAAATGCTTTTTACGCTCTTCCTGGGACCGAGTTTAACTATTCCTCTACAGGATATGAATTATTAGCCGCTTTGGTAGAGGAAGTAACAGGTAATCACTCAAGATTTTATAGCGAAAGAATTTTTAAACCACTAAACCTTCAACATACTTATTATAAAAACGAATCTGAATATCCTTTGACCAACAATTTGGTTCACTCTTATTTTGATCAATTGGATACTGGGCAAGTCGAAAATGTCTCTGAAACCCAAAACCATCTTACCAATATTTTTACGGGATCTGATGGAATAATTGCTACACCTATGGATTATTATCAATTTTTAAAGGGAATAATGACGGGTTCTTTGTTATCTGACGAGATGAAAGCCGAAATGTTGGATTTTATATCCCTAGGGGGTGATGACTACATCGGTTATGGCCTAGGCATATGGCAAAGAGACGTTGGATATGGTATTGCAATTGGACACGATGGAGATGCCATAGGGGCCGGCGCGGATATGTGGTATTTTCCAGACCATGACATTTACATTGTCACCGCTACCAATATGGGAACTGTTTTACAGGATACTGAACTAGGCAGGATGTACAACGAGTCCTTTTTATCAGCAATGGTTACCGCGGTTTTTGAATAA